Proteins from a single region of Streptomyces griseiscabiei:
- a CDS encoding cellulase family glycosylhydrolase, producing the protein MRTGRSTPRGSLPRTLLTALAGLITLTLLGVLAPAVALAQSAPDVRATGLHIDDGRLREANGNDFVMRGVNHAHTWYPGQTRSLADIKALGANTVRVVLSDGHRWTRNSPADVANVVAQCKANRLICVLEVHDTTGYGEEAAAGTLDHAADYWISLKDVLAGEENYVIVNIGNEPWGNTNPEGWTAPTKAAVQKLRNAGFQHTIMVDAPNWGQDWQGVMRANARSVYEADTTGNLIFSIHMYSVFDTAAEITDYLNAFVNAGLPLLIGEFGGPADQWGDPDEDTMMAAAEQLDLGYLAWSWSGNTDPVLDLSIGFDPTRLSAWGQRIFNGVNGIAQTAEEATVFGGGTPGDTQAPSTPGTPTASAVTATSATLSWTAATDNVGVTGYDVVRVSGSTETKLAASTTPTVTLTGLTADTAYTFAVYARDAAGNRSNRSATVNVTTDEGGSTPTGNCAVTYRATNEWPGGFQGEIVVRNTGTTAVSGWTLAFTFAGGQTVTNMWGGTATQSGSAVSVKPVAYTNTIPAAGSVTVGFIGSKGATNPAPAAFTLDGAACASS; encoded by the coding sequence ATGAGAACCGGAAGAAGCACACCACGCGGGAGTCTCCCGCGCACCCTCCTGACCGCGCTCGCGGGCCTGATCACGCTCACGCTCCTCGGCGTCCTCGCCCCGGCCGTCGCCCTCGCCCAGTCCGCGCCCGACGTCCGGGCCACCGGCCTGCACATCGACGACGGCCGGCTGCGGGAGGCCAACGGCAACGACTTCGTGATGCGCGGCGTCAACCACGCCCACACCTGGTACCCGGGTCAGACCCGGTCGCTGGCCGACATCAAGGCGCTGGGCGCCAACACCGTCCGTGTCGTCCTCTCCGACGGGCACCGCTGGACGAGGAACAGCCCCGCCGACGTGGCGAACGTCGTCGCCCAGTGCAAGGCCAACCGGCTCATCTGCGTCCTGGAGGTGCACGACACCACCGGATACGGCGAGGAGGCGGCGGCCGGGACACTGGACCACGCCGCCGACTACTGGATCAGCCTCAAGGACGTCCTCGCCGGCGAGGAGAACTACGTCATCGTCAACATCGGCAACGAGCCCTGGGGCAACACCAACCCCGAGGGCTGGACCGCGCCCACCAAGGCCGCCGTGCAGAAGCTGCGGAACGCCGGCTTCCAGCACACGATCATGGTGGACGCGCCCAACTGGGGCCAGGACTGGCAGGGCGTCATGCGCGCCAACGCCCGGTCCGTGTACGAGGCCGACACCACCGGCAACCTGATCTTCTCCATCCACATGTACAGCGTCTTCGACACCGCCGCGGAGATCACCGACTATCTGAACGCCTTCGTGAACGCCGGACTGCCCCTGCTCATCGGCGAGTTCGGCGGCCCCGCCGACCAGTGGGGCGACCCGGACGAGGACACCATGATGGCCGCCGCCGAGCAGCTCGACCTCGGCTATCTCGCCTGGTCGTGGAGCGGCAACACCGACCCGGTCCTCGATCTGTCGATCGGCTTCGACCCCACACGGCTCAGCGCCTGGGGCCAGCGGATCTTCAACGGCGTCAACGGCATCGCGCAGACCGCCGAGGAGGCCACGGTCTTCGGCGGCGGCACCCCCGGCGACACCCAGGCGCCGAGCACCCCCGGCACCCCCACCGCCTCGGCGGTGACGGCGACCTCGGCCACGCTCTCCTGGACCGCCGCCACCGACAACGTCGGCGTCACCGGCTACGACGTCGTCCGGGTCTCCGGCTCCACCGAGACCAAGCTCGCCGCCTCCACCACCCCCACCGTCACCCTGACCGGCCTCACCGCCGACACGGCCTACACCTTCGCCGTCTACGCCCGCGACGCCGCAGGGAACCGGTCGAACCGCTCGGCCACGGTGAACGTCACCACGGACGAGGGCGGCTCCACGCCCACCGGGAACTGCGCGGTCACCTACCGGGCCACCAACGAGTGGCCGGGCGGCTTCCAGGGCGAGATCGTCGTCCGCAACACCGGCACCACCGCCGTCAGCGGCTGGACCCTGGCCTTCACGTTCGCCGGCGGCCAGACCGTCACCAACATGTGGGGCGGGACCGCCACCCAGAGCGGAAGCGCGGTGAGCGTGAAGCCCGTCGCCTACACCAACACCATCCCGGCCGCGGGTTCCGTGACGGTCGGGTTCATCGGGAGCAAGGGCGCGACCAACCCCGCACCGGCCGCCTTCACCCTCGACGGGGCGGCCTGCGCGAGCAGTTGA
- a CDS encoding glycoside hydrolase family 127 protein gives MSQPPTRRRLLSLAAGAAAVGPLAQAVSPAHAAPAGQAAARPAAAASLPTPATWSVRPFPLDQVTLGDGVFRAKRDLMLNYARSYPADRILAVFRANAGLDTRGARPPGGWETADGNLRGHYGGHFLTLVAQAYADTREAALKTKLDYLVGALGECQTALAERGNPRPSHPGFLAAYPETQFVLLESYTTYPTIWAPYYTCHKIMRGLLDAHTLAGNAQALTIASKMGDWVHSRLGGLPKAQLDRMWSIYIAGEYGGMNEVMADLYALTGRAAHLAAARCFDNTALLDACAQGRDILDGRHANQHIPQFTGYLRMSDETGEERYAEAARNFWGMVVGPRTYSLGGTGQGEMFKARGAIAATLDDKNAETCATYNMLKLSRQLFFREPDAAHMDYYERGLTNHILASRRDAASTGSPEVTYFVGMGPGVVREYGNTGTCCGGTGMENHTKYQDSVYFRSADGDALYVNLYLASTLRWPERGLVLDQSSAYPAEGVRTLTFREGGGTFDLRLRVPSWATGGFTVTVNGVRQRVDAVPGSYLTLSRTWRRGDRVGISAPYRLRVERAPDDPTVQSVFLGPLLLVAQSAETGFRNFSFYKDFTLRGDLADVLRPEGRPLHFTTHGLTLAPFFAGNDLRYHAYFRRSEPVVVFGTAASGVPNRARGDGATFLDVLWAQAPFATSEAFVRAVRALAEAWVAEGRFTGAERDAVVAAAVRANLRR, from the coding sequence ATGTCCCAACCCCCCACCAGGCGACGGCTGTTGAGCCTCGCCGCGGGCGCCGCGGCTGTCGGCCCGCTCGCCCAGGCCGTCTCGCCCGCGCACGCCGCCCCCGCCGGACAGGCCGCCGCCCGGCCCGCCGCCGCGGCCTCCTTGCCCACCCCCGCCACCTGGTCGGTCCGCCCCTTCCCCCTGGACCAGGTCACCCTCGGCGACGGAGTGTTCCGGGCCAAGCGCGATCTGATGCTGAACTACGCCCGCTCCTACCCGGCCGACCGCATCCTGGCGGTCTTCCGCGCCAACGCCGGCCTCGACACCCGTGGCGCCCGGCCGCCCGGCGGCTGGGAGACCGCCGACGGCAATCTGCGCGGCCACTACGGCGGCCACTTCCTCACCCTCGTCGCCCAGGCGTACGCGGACACCCGCGAGGCCGCCCTCAAGACCAAACTCGACTATCTGGTCGGCGCGTTGGGCGAGTGCCAGACCGCGCTGGCCGAGCGCGGCAACCCGAGACCCAGTCACCCCGGCTTCCTGGCGGCCTACCCGGAGACGCAGTTCGTCCTGCTGGAGAGCTACACGACGTACCCGACGATCTGGGCGCCCTACTACACCTGCCACAAGATCATGCGGGGTCTGCTCGACGCGCACACCCTGGCGGGCAACGCCCAGGCCCTCACCATCGCCTCGAAGATGGGCGACTGGGTCCACAGCAGGCTCGGCGGGCTGCCCAAGGCCCAGCTGGACCGTATGTGGTCCATCTACATCGCCGGTGAGTACGGCGGGATGAACGAGGTGATGGCCGACCTGTACGCCCTCACCGGCAGGGCGGCCCATCTCGCCGCCGCCCGCTGCTTCGACAACACCGCGCTGCTCGACGCCTGCGCCCAGGGCCGGGACATCCTCGACGGGCGCCACGCCAACCAGCACATCCCGCAGTTCACCGGGTATCTGCGGATGTCCGACGAGACGGGCGAGGAGCGGTACGCCGAGGCCGCGCGGAACTTCTGGGGCATGGTCGTCGGGCCCCGGACCTACAGCCTGGGCGGCACCGGGCAGGGCGAGATGTTCAAGGCGCGGGGCGCGATCGCGGCCACCCTGGACGACAAGAACGCCGAGACCTGCGCGACGTACAACATGCTCAAGCTCAGCCGGCAGCTGTTCTTCCGGGAGCCGGACGCGGCGCACATGGACTACTACGAGCGGGGGCTGACCAACCACATCCTCGCCTCCCGCCGGGACGCGGCGAGCACGGGCAGCCCGGAGGTCACCTACTTCGTGGGGATGGGCCCGGGGGTGGTGCGCGAGTACGGCAACACCGGCACCTGCTGCGGCGGCACCGGGATGGAGAACCACACCAAGTACCAGGACTCGGTGTACTTCCGCTCCGCCGACGGCGACGCGCTCTACGTGAACCTCTACCTCGCCTCGACGCTGCGCTGGCCGGAGCGGGGGCTCGTGCTGGACCAGTCGAGCGCCTATCCGGCCGAGGGCGTGCGCACGCTGACGTTCCGGGAGGGCGGGGGCACGTTCGACCTGCGGCTGCGGGTGCCGTCCTGGGCCACGGGCGGCTTCACCGTGACGGTCAACGGGGTCCGGCAGCGGGTCGACGCCGTGCCCGGGTCGTACCTCACGCTCAGCCGGACCTGGCGGCGCGGCGACCGGGTCGGGATCTCCGCGCCCTACCGGCTGCGGGTGGAGCGGGCGCCGGACGATCCCACGGTCCAGTCGGTGTTCCTCGGCCCGCTGCTGCTGGTCGCGCAGAGCGCGGAGACCGGGTTCCGGAACTTCTCCTTCTACAAGGACTTCACCCTGCGCGGCGATCTCGCGGACGTGCTCCGCCCCGAGGGCAGGCCGCTGCACTTCACCACGCACGGGCTGACCCTCGCGCCGTTCTTCGCCGGGAACGACCTCCGTTACCACGCGTACTTCAGGCGTTCCGAGCCCGTCGTGGTGTTCGGCACGGCCGCCTCCGGGGTTCCCAACCGGGCCCGGGGCGACGGTGCGACCTTCCTCGACGTGCTCTGGGCGCAGGCGCCCTTCGCGACGTCCGAGGCCTTCGTCCGGGCGGTGCGCGCCCTCGCCGAGGCGTGGGTGGCCGAGGGGCGGTTCACCGGCGCCGAGCGGGACGCGGTGGTCGCGGCGGCGGTGCGTGCGAATCTCAGGCGCTGA
- a CDS encoding Ig-like domain-containing protein has product MAADGGGEVTVRGPRRRRWRATLAGALAVGVLVGLAAAVPAEADNPAVGYPVYTGSADPVPELPAGFTVRRTMRAQYDADRRAGNGTDFWMDRMLAREGEDPAGDWLFTRGRAVFMKEHDPAPLGFGGKVAYWESIDNRSAYTVDLVVDGERLTLREDVDSRTQTPSHWRSTFTHAATGLKVVQTKFITDANVAVTNLALSHTGTGSRALTLRASSPYTATPEGRELTGTVAARNNLTTVFPRLSGDGFAPEGGTLTRTLTVRAGRTVTAKVQLGFVTEEITDSRPAYDAVREASPKAAFRTHVQAYNRWWAENLPFMDLPDDNIEKTLYYRWWLLRYNYLDADIPGGDYQFPTSMEGVLGYNNAIALTVGMFVDDLKYLRDPSYSYGPWVSAGEVSKSGKYSDNPGDPENWSNSYTQYISEAAWRSYQVHGGPDGIPRNLARYAEKDVKGQLAAYDHDGNGLIEYDWGAMTGNDADAVSFDWKPGNLDRAESAYVYSNALAAARAYDLLGEDAKAGELRGIAQRVKDAVLEHLWDPDDKLLKHRHVASDSLVPWKEINNYYPYSVGLMPTPDEDPQYVEALRLWADAKQYPVFPFFTANQADKAEAAEQGHPGSNNFSVINSTVTFRFLSSVLRKYPNRYIDRTWYKKLLSWNAWAHYVDGDNRWPDQNEFWADGSADPQKIGYRSWIHHTILGTTNWTVIEDAMGFRPRDDRRIELSPIDVDWPHFAVTDINYRGTDVAVIWDEPGDGKRPYGRQVPEGYSLYLDGRLALTADRLTRLVYDPVTRRVTFPDGGGAKARTTGLRTTVAAPQDVAYGRKDRVTDLFAKAGRDLTGTATDNLAAGADARASHAAEGRGVAGAVDGFTVNEPHWGARGSGNDEDWYEVDFGRARDVDDVRLYFAADKRPGGYTEPALYTVRYEDGDGRWRDVSRPAKTPVNPRANLNEVRFKKVTTRKLRVLMRHRDGHTSGLKEFQAFDTGVWPPASRNHAPYVEAWRDTTYSRPGQVRLTGIVEDDGLPEGKLSAGWRATDGPDGGTVILDDPTAPTTVARFTAAGTYTLELTATDGTSTTSKKVVVEAEGLSGGQVNVAPFATPTASHTSGWESVAAINDGREPASSSDAPRWGSWPQKGTQWVQYTWADPVRVDGSDLYFFRDAQPGAGDGVGVPASWVVEYRDGDTWREVASPSGYGTAEDGYNRTTFTPVTTTAVRARLTGHPNLALGVQEWKVYAETPEAVREVHVPTPRGTVPELPGEVTLVYGDGTTARSPVVWPALTDEQVAEGGTSVRVTGIAERAARPVTATVWVRRTDAVEITSIAEERVATRTGRAPALPSTVVATYNDGSKDSRAEVTWDPVEPERYAEPGTFEVTGTVAGTTYRATATVTVTEPTAPPPAPARSP; this is encoded by the coding sequence GTGGCTGCCGACGGGGGAGGCGAGGTGACCGTGCGCGGACCCCGAAGACGGCGGTGGCGCGCGACCCTGGCCGGTGCGCTGGCCGTCGGGGTGCTCGTCGGCCTCGCCGCCGCCGTTCCGGCCGAGGCGGACAACCCGGCGGTCGGGTACCCGGTCTACACCGGATCGGCCGATCCCGTACCGGAGTTGCCCGCCGGCTTCACGGTCCGCCGCACGATGCGCGCCCAGTACGACGCGGACCGCAGGGCCGGGAACGGCACCGACTTCTGGATGGACCGGATGCTGGCCCGCGAGGGCGAGGACCCGGCGGGGGACTGGCTGTTCACCCGGGGCCGGGCGGTGTTCATGAAGGAGCACGACCCCGCCCCGCTCGGCTTCGGCGGCAAGGTCGCGTACTGGGAGAGCATCGACAACCGGTCCGCGTACACGGTCGACCTGGTCGTGGACGGGGAACGGCTCACCCTCCGCGAGGACGTCGACTCCCGTACGCAGACGCCCAGTCACTGGCGCAGCACGTTCACCCACGCGGCGACCGGGCTGAAGGTCGTGCAGACCAAGTTCATCACCGACGCCAATGTGGCCGTGACGAACCTCGCCCTCTCCCACACCGGGACCGGGAGCCGTGCGCTCACCCTGCGCGCCTCCTCCCCGTACACCGCGACCCCGGAGGGACGCGAACTCACCGGCACGGTGGCCGCGAGGAACAACCTCACGACCGTGTTCCCCCGGCTGAGCGGTGACGGCTTCGCCCCCGAGGGCGGGACACTCACCCGCACCCTCACGGTCCGGGCGGGCCGCACCGTCACCGCCAAGGTCCAACTCGGCTTCGTCACCGAGGAGATCACCGACTCCCGGCCCGCGTACGACGCCGTGCGCGAGGCCTCGCCGAAGGCGGCCTTCCGTACACACGTGCAGGCCTACAACCGCTGGTGGGCCGAGAACCTGCCGTTCATGGACCTCCCGGACGACAACATCGAGAAGACGCTCTACTACCGCTGGTGGCTGCTGCGGTACAACTACCTCGACGCCGACATCCCGGGCGGCGACTACCAGTTCCCCACCTCCATGGAGGGCGTGCTCGGCTACAACAACGCCATCGCGCTGACCGTCGGCATGTTCGTGGACGACCTCAAGTACCTGCGCGATCCGAGCTACTCGTACGGGCCGTGGGTGTCCGCCGGAGAGGTGTCGAAGAGCGGCAAGTACTCCGACAACCCCGGCGATCCCGAGAACTGGTCCAACAGCTACACCCAGTACATCTCCGAGGCCGCCTGGCGCTCCTACCAGGTGCACGGCGGTCCGGACGGCATCCCGCGCAACCTCGCCCGGTACGCGGAGAAGGACGTCAAAGGCCAGCTGGCGGCCTACGACCACGACGGCAACGGGCTGATCGAGTACGACTGGGGCGCCATGACCGGCAACGACGCCGACGCGGTGTCGTTCGACTGGAAACCGGGGAACCTGGACCGCGCCGAGTCGGCGTACGTGTACAGCAACGCCCTGGCGGCGGCCCGCGCCTACGACCTGCTCGGCGAGGACGCCAAGGCCGGGGAACTGCGCGGCATCGCGCAGCGCGTGAAGGACGCGGTCCTCGAACACCTCTGGGACCCGGACGACAAGCTGCTCAAGCACCGCCATGTGGCGAGCGACAGCCTGGTGCCCTGGAAGGAGATCAACAACTACTACCCGTACAGCGTGGGCCTGATGCCCACGCCCGACGAGGACCCGCAGTACGTCGAGGCCCTGCGGCTGTGGGCGGACGCGAAGCAGTACCCGGTCTTCCCCTTCTTCACCGCCAACCAGGCCGACAAGGCGGAGGCGGCCGAGCAGGGGCATCCGGGGAGCAACAACTTCTCGGTCATCAACTCCACCGTCACCTTCCGCTTCCTCTCCTCGGTGCTGCGGAAGTACCCCAACCGGTACATCGACCGCACCTGGTACAAGAAGCTGCTCTCCTGGAACGCCTGGGCCCACTACGTCGACGGCGACAACCGGTGGCCCGACCAGAACGAGTTCTGGGCCGACGGCAGCGCCGACCCGCAGAAGATCGGCTACCGCTCCTGGATCCACCACACCATCCTCGGCACCACCAACTGGACCGTGATCGAGGACGCGATGGGCTTCCGGCCACGCGACGACCGGAGGATCGAGCTGTCCCCGATCGACGTCGACTGGCCGCACTTCGCCGTCACCGACATCAACTACCGGGGCACGGACGTGGCGGTGATCTGGGACGAGCCGGGGGACGGGAAACGGCCGTACGGTCGGCAGGTCCCCGAGGGCTACTCCCTCTACCTGGACGGCCGGCTCGCCCTCACCGCCGACCGGCTGACCCGTCTCGTCTACGACCCCGTCACCCGCAGGGTGACCTTCCCGGACGGGGGCGGGGCCAAGGCCCGCACCACGGGCCTGCGCACGACCGTCGCCGCCCCGCAGGACGTCGCGTACGGCCGGAAGGACCGGGTCACCGATCTGTTCGCCAAGGCCGGGCGGGACCTGACCGGCACGGCCACGGACAACCTCGCCGCCGGGGCCGACGCCCGCGCCTCCCACGCGGCCGAGGGACGGGGCGTGGCCGGAGCGGTCGACGGCTTCACCGTCAACGAACCCCACTGGGGCGCGCGCGGCTCGGGGAACGACGAGGACTGGTACGAGGTCGACTTCGGGCGGGCGCGGGACGTCGACGACGTACGGCTGTACTTCGCCGCCGACAAACGGCCGGGCGGCTACACCGAACCGGCGCTCTACACCGTGCGGTACGAGGACGGCGACGGGCGGTGGAGGGACGTGTCCCGGCCCGCCAAGACCCCCGTCAACCCCCGGGCCAATCTCAACGAGGTGCGTTTCAAGAAGGTGACGACGCGCAAACTCCGGGTGCTGATGCGGCACCGGGACGGCCACACCAGCGGTCTGAAGGAGTTCCAGGCCTTCGACACGGGTGTCTGGCCCCCGGCGTCCCGCAACCACGCGCCGTACGTCGAGGCATGGCGGGACACCACGTACAGCCGTCCCGGCCAGGTGCGGCTGACGGGCATCGTCGAGGACGACGGCCTCCCGGAGGGGAAGCTGTCCGCGGGGTGGAGGGCGACGGACGGCCCGGACGGCGGGACGGTCATCCTCGACGACCCGACCGCCCCGACGACCGTCGCCCGGTTCACGGCGGCCGGTACCTACACCCTCGAACTCACCGCCACCGACGGCACGTCGACCACGTCGAAGAAGGTCGTCGTCGAGGCGGAGGGGCTGTCCGGCGGGCAGGTGAACGTGGCGCCCTTCGCGACACCGACCGCCTCCCACACCTCCGGCTGGGAGTCCGTGGCCGCGATCAACGACGGCCGCGAACCCGCCTCGTCCTCCGACGCCCCGCGCTGGGGGAGCTGGCCGCAGAAGGGCACCCAGTGGGTGCAGTACACCTGGGCGGACCCGGTCCGGGTGGACGGCTCCGACCTGTACTTCTTCCGCGACGCCCAGCCCGGCGCGGGCGACGGCGTCGGGGTCCCGGCGTCCTGGGTCGTCGAGTACCGGGACGGCGACACCTGGCGCGAGGTCGCCTCGCCCAGCGGCTACGGCACCGCCGAGGACGGCTACAACCGGACCACCTTCACCCCCGTCACCACGACCGCCGTGCGGGCCCGGCTCACCGGGCATCCGAACCTGGCGCTCGGCGTCCAGGAGTGGAAGGTGTACGCGGAGACCCCGGAGGCCGTGCGCGAGGTGCATGTCCCGACCCCGCGCGGCACGGTCCCGGAACTCCCCGGCGAGGTGACGCTCGTGTACGGGGACGGCACCACGGCCCGCTCACCCGTCGTCTGGCCCGCCCTCACCGACGAGCAGGTCGCCGAGGGCGGTACGAGCGTGCGGGTCACCGGGATCGCCGAGCGGGCCGCGCGGCCCGTCACCGCGACCGTGTGGGTGCGGCGGACCGACGCGGTCGAGATCACGAGCATCGCCGAGGAACGCGTCGCCACCCGGACCGGCCGGGCGCCCGCTCTTCCCTCCACGGTGGTCGCCACGTACAACGACGGCTCCAAGGACAGCCGCGCCGAGGTCACCTGGGACCCGGTGGAGCCGGAGCGGTACGCCGAACCCGGCACCTTCGAGGTGACGGGAACCGTGGCGGGCACGACGTACCGGGCCACCGCCACGGTCACCGTGACAGAACCGACGGCACCACCACCGGCCCCGGCACGGTCACCGTGA
- a CDS encoding glycoside hydrolase, with protein MAPLVLGASLMAAPTASADTTDTATAAAAANAVTVRIDPSYQQQKFEGWGTSLVWFANATGNYPEPIRRQLVDMLFGEDGLGLNIARYNIGGGNAPDVRKDYMKAGATMDGFWKAPEGTTRQDMEWWDPDDPDHWNWDADAGQRWWVDQIKDKVDTWEAFSNSPPWFQTVSGYVSGGFDANTDQIRADRVDEFATYLVKVAERLEQKHGIDFDTIAPLNEPNTNYWGTQIGANGQPTGGRQEGAHAGPALQQKVLLALDKALEGARTDAEISAMDETNPTIFTQNWNAYDASARAAVPQLNVHTYGTGMRTSARDIAKGAGKKLWMSEVEGTWGTGSDFTSMEPGLGIATRMVDDMRELEPSAWVFWQPIEDSIPQAAAGKNWGSIHVPFNCTATDTLETCPIRANSKFHTIRNFTHHIRPGDHFVKVDDPSSVAAVRKSGRSATVVHVNGGTTARSVTLDLSRFRKIDAGATVTPVVTSAGGALVKGAPVPVTDRSATLDVPAKSVTTFLVDGVRGADKDAALVQPGHVYRLQGAQSGKAFAPSQDGTGVVLRTTDAASARQLWSIEQLTSGTGNRERYALTNAETRRRLAVRDNQAVLEEATGGEVPEAAQWLMSTTGDGSWTLVNAATGRLLDVTGQSSADGAKVSTYTPTSADNQRWAVSDETVLSTERAEAFTVPGLRPKLPETVTPVVRDGARGSLPVVWELPADRKWRKSGTVRVKGEATDVLGRKVPAEALVTVDTIASTVPGRAKTYQGGEPELPRSVVGVGRDGGRTALPVTWDQAPDGAFDEKGVVTVTGRAEVVDGSTVDATVRVQVTGASETNIAPDTGVTVAATYTESGYSAERLRNGNTAEKAWSNWRSGTKNPSDTITFGLPKARDLSRIVAHFHRDGTNVSFPQSLKVQVRAVADGPWTDAGDSVAVGTEGTPVVEVPLDAGPVTGVRVVMTARQGGYITMGEVEVFAKSPGVSSDAAATAIEVAGKGIESFDPDTTAYRVATADPSRAEVTATARDPYATVEVDRVGDTSAVVTVTSEDGSRTREYRITLVRP; from the coding sequence ATGGCCCCGTTGGTCCTCGGCGCGAGCCTGATGGCCGCGCCCACCGCGAGCGCGGACACGACGGACACGGCCACGGCCGCCGCGGCGGCGAACGCGGTCACCGTCCGGATCGACCCGTCGTACCAGCAGCAGAAGTTCGAGGGCTGGGGCACCAGCCTGGTCTGGTTCGCCAACGCCACGGGGAACTACCCCGAGCCCATCCGAAGACAGCTTGTCGACATGCTGTTCGGCGAGGACGGGCTCGGCCTGAACATCGCGCGCTACAACATCGGCGGCGGCAACGCCCCCGACGTCCGCAAGGACTACATGAAGGCCGGCGCGACGATGGACGGCTTCTGGAAGGCGCCGGAGGGCACCACCCGGCAGGACATGGAGTGGTGGGACCCGGACGACCCGGACCACTGGAACTGGGACGCCGACGCGGGCCAGCGCTGGTGGGTGGACCAGATCAAGGACAAGGTCGACACCTGGGAGGCGTTCAGCAACTCGCCGCCCTGGTTCCAGACCGTCAGCGGCTATGTCTCCGGCGGCTTCGACGCGAACACGGACCAGATCCGCGCGGACCGCGTGGACGAGTTCGCCACGTACCTGGTGAAGGTAGCCGAGCGCCTCGAGCAGAAGCACGGCATCGACTTCGACACCATCGCCCCGCTGAACGAGCCCAACACCAACTACTGGGGCACCCAGATCGGCGCGAACGGCCAGCCCACCGGCGGCCGTCAGGAGGGCGCGCACGCGGGCCCGGCGCTCCAGCAGAAGGTGCTCCTCGCCCTCGACAAGGCGCTCGAAGGCGCGAGGACCGACGCCGAGATCTCGGCGATGGACGAGACCAACCCGACGATCTTCACCCAGAACTGGAACGCCTACGACGCCTCCGCGCGGGCCGCGGTCCCCCAGCTCAACGTGCACACCTACGGCACCGGTATGCGCACCAGCGCCCGGGACATCGCCAAGGGCGCCGGCAAGAAGCTCTGGATGAGCGAGGTCGAGGGCACCTGGGGCACCGGCAGCGACTTCACGAGCATGGAACCGGGCCTCGGCATCGCCACCCGCATGGTCGACGACATGCGGGAACTGGAGCCCTCCGCCTGGGTGTTCTGGCAGCCGATCGAGGACTCGATCCCGCAGGCCGCGGCCGGCAAGAACTGGGGCAGCATCCACGTCCCGTTCAACTGCACGGCCACGGACACCCTGGAGACCTGCCCGATCCGGGCCAACTCCAAGTTCCACACCATCAGGAACTTCACCCACCACATCCGGCCCGGCGACCACTTCGTGAAGGTCGACGACCCCTCCAGCGTCGCCGCCGTCCGGAAGTCCGGCCGCTCGGCCACCGTGGTCCACGTGAACGGCGGCACGACCGCCCGATCCGTCACCCTGGACCTCTCGCGCTTCCGCAAGATCGACGCGGGCGCCACCGTCACCCCCGTCGTGACGAGCGCGGGCGGGGCCCTGGTCAAGGGCGCCCCGGTCCCGGTGACCGACCGCTCGGCCACTCTCGACGTCCCCGCCAAGTCCGTCACCACGTTCCTGGTCGATGGCGTCCGGGGCGCGGACAAGGACGCCGCCCTCGTCCAGCCCGGTCACGTCTACCGCCTCCAGGGCGCGCAGAGCGGCAAGGCGTTCGCCCCGTCGCAGGACGGCACCGGTGTCGTCCTGCGCACCACCGACGCCGCGAGCGCCCGGCAGCTGTGGTCGATCGAGCAGCTGACCTCCGGCACCGGCAACCGCGAGCGCTACGCCCTGACCAACGCGGAGACCCGCCGGCGGCTCGCCGTGCGCGACAACCAGGCCGTGCTCGAAGAGGCCACCGGCGGTGAGGTGCCCGAGGCGGCGCAGTGGCTCATGTCGACCACCGGCGACGGCAGTTGGACGTTGGTGAACGCCGCCACCGGCCGCCTCCTGGACGTCACCGGACAGTCGTCGGCCGACGGCGCCAAGGTGTCCACGTACACCCCGACGTCGGCGGACAACCAGCGCTGGGCCGTGAGCGACGAGACCGTGCTGAGCACCGAGCGGGCGGAGGCGTTCACCGTCCCGGGTCTGCGGCCGAAGCTGCCCGAGACGGTGACCCCGGTGGTGCGCGACGGTGCCAGGGGCTCCCTGCCCGTGGTGTGGGAGCTGCCGGCGGACCGCAAGTGGCGCAAGTCCGGGACCGTACGCGTCAAGGGTGAGGCCACCGACGTCCTCGGCCGGAAGGTCCCGGCGGAGGCCCTGGTCACCGTCGACACGATCGCCTCGACGGTCCCCGGCCGCGCCAAGACGTACCAGGGGGGCGAGCCGGAGCTTCCGCGCTCGGTCGTCGGCGTCGGCCGGGACGGCGGTCGGACCGCCCTCCCTGTGACCTGGGACCAGGCACCCGACGGGGCGTTCGACGAGAAGGGCGTCGTGACCGTGACCGGAAGGGCGGAGGTCGTCGACGGCTCCACGGTCGACGCGACCGTACGCGTCCAGGTCACCGGGGCCTCGGAGACCAACATCGCGCCCGACACGGGCGTGACCGTCGCCGCCACCTACACCGAGAGCGGCTACTCCGCCGAGCGGCTGCGCAACGGGAACACCGCCGAGAAGGCCTGGTCCAACTGGAGGTCGGGCACCAAGAACCCGTCCGACACGATCACCTTCGGTCTGCCGAAGGCCCGCGACCTGAGCCGGATCGTCGCCCACTTCCACCGTGACGGCACCAACGTCTCCTTCCCACAGAGCCTGAAGGTGCAGGTCAGGGCGGTGGCGGACGGCCCGTGGACCGACGCGGGCGACTCCGTCGCGGTCGGCACGGAGGGCACCCCGGTCGTCGAGGTCCCGCTCGACGCGGGCCCGGTGACCGGTGTGCGGGTGGTCATGACGGCACGTCAGGGCGGCTACATCACCATGGGTGAGGTCGAGGTGTTCGCCAAGTCCCCCGGTGTCTCCTCGGACGCCGCGGCCACCGCGATCGAGGTGGCCGGGAAGGGGATCGAGTCCTTCGACCCCGACACCACCGCCTACCGGGTGGCCACGGCCGACCCGAGCCGGGCGGAGGTCACGGCGACGGCCCGCGACCCGTACGCGACCGTCGAGGTGGACCGCGTCGGCGACACCTCGGCCGTCGTCACCGTGACGAGCGAGGACGGCTCACGGACCCGGGAGTACCGGATCACGCTCGTACGACCCTGA